In Aquipuribacter hungaricus, the DNA window ACGACCGCACCCCGATCGTCGACACCTGGTGGCAGACCGAGACCGGCGCGATCATGATCAGCCCGCTCCCGGGCGTGACGACCCTGCGGCCCGGCTCGGCCCAGAAGCCGCTGCCCGGCATCAGCGCCGCCGTGGTCGACGACGAGGGCAAGGAGGTCCCGCACGGCGGGGGCGGCTACCTCGTCCTCACCGAGCCCTGGCCGGCGATGCTGCGGACCATCTGGGGCGACGACCAGCGGTTCAAGGACACGTACTGGTCGCGGTTCCCGGGCCGGTACTTCGCCGGCGACGGCGCCAAGCTCGACGACGACGGCGACGTCTGGCTCCTCGGCCGGGTCGACGACGTGATGAACGTGTCGGGCCACCGGCTGTCGACGACGGAGATCGAGTCGGCGCTGGTCAGCCACCCCGCGGTGGCCGAGGCCGCCGTGGTCGGCGCCGCCGACGACACCACCGGCCAGGCGCCGGTGGCCTTCGTCATCCTCCGTGGCAACAGCGCGAGCGTCATCGGCGACACCGACCCGCAGGAGGCGCTGCGCGACCACGTCGCCAAGCAGATCGGCGCCATCGCCAAGCCCAAGCGGGTGCTCGTCGTGCAGGAGCTGCCCAAGACCCGCTCGGGCAAGATCATGCGCCGGCTGCTGCGCGACGTGGCCGAGAACCGTGAGCTCGGCGACGTCACCACGCTCACCGACTCCGGCGTCATGGGTCTCATCCAGACCGGCCTGGCCGCGAAGGGCTCGGCGACGGAGGACTGAGGCAGCGGCGCGTCCGCGAGCCGGGCGGCCCGAGGAGACCGGGCCGCCCGGCCGCTAGCCTGGGCGACGGAGAGCCGGGAAGTCTGGTCGGCACGAGCGGCGGTACGAGCGACGTCGCGCCTGACGCACCCCTTGAGGGTGCTGCCGCCCCGCCCCCGACCAGGAGGACACCCGTGCCCCACGACGCCCCCCGCCCACGCACCCGGCTCTTCGGCCGGCAGGAGGGCGACGACCGCGACCGCTCCGTCGTCGCCGCGGCGCTGCGCACCGAGACCGTCGGCGGCGCGGTCCTGCTCGTCGCCGCGGTGGCCGCGGTGGTGTGGGCCAACCTCCCCGGCCGGGAGGCGTACACCGCCCTGCGCGAGACCGTCCCCTACGACGGCACCCTCGGGCTCGGCCCGCTGAGCTTCCACCTGGACCTTACGCTGTCCGCGTGGGCGGCCGACGGCCTGCTCGCCGTCTTCTTCTTCATCGTCGGCCTCGAGCTCAAGCGCGAGTTCCTCGCCGGCTCCCTGCGGAAGCCCTCCCAGGCGGCCATGCCCATGCTCGCGGCCGTCGGGGGCATGACCGTGCCCGCCCTGTTCTACGTGGCGGTGACCTTCTCCGCCGGTCCCGACGCGCTGCGCGGCTGGGCGATCCCGGCGGCCACCGACATCGCCTTCGCCCTCGCGGTGCTCGCCGTCATCGGCTCCGGGCTGCCGTCGGCGCTCCGGGCGTTCCTGCTCACGCTCGCCGTGGTCGACGACCTGCTGGCGATCATCATCATCGCCGTCTTCTACACCGACACCCTCGAGCTGGGGTACCTCGCCGGGGCGCTGGTCCCGGTCGGGCTGTTCGCCCTGCTCGTCCAGAGGCGGATCACCAGCGAGTGGCTGCTCGTGCCGCTCGCCCTCCTCGCGTGGCTGTTCGTCCACGAGTCCGGGGTGCACGCCACCATCGCCGGGGTGCTGCTGGGCCTCACCGTCCCCGTGCTGCGGCCCGGGCGCGAGGGCGTGTGCCTGGCCACCAGCATCGAGCACGCCTGGCGGCCGGTCTCCGCCGGCTTCGCCATCCCGGTCTACGCGTTCTTCGCCGCGGGCGTGAACTTCACCGAGGGCGGCGTGGGCGAGGTCTTCGCCGACCGGGTCGCCCTGGGGGTCATGCTCGGGCTGGTCGGCGGCAAGGTGGTCGGGGTCTTCGGCACCACGTGGCTGCTGGCCCGCTTCACGAAGGCCGAGCTGGACGCGGACCTGGCGTGGGGGGACGTGCTGGGCGTGGCTCTGCTCGCGGGCATCGGGTTCACGGTGTCGCTGCTCATCGGCGAGCTCGCGTTCGGTGCGGGGTCGGAGACCGGGCAGCACGTCACCGCGGCCGTCCTGTTCGGCTCGCTCACCTCGGCGGTGCTGGCCTCGGTCGTGCTGCTGCGGCGCAACAAGGCGTACCGGCTCGTCGCCGAGCGCGAGGCCGCCCGCACCGCCACGGCCTGAACCCGGCGCGGCCGCGGGCCCGAGAGGGCCGGGGGGCCGAGAGCCCCCGGTCCGGGACGCGCCGCGGGCAGGCCCGCCGTCCGCCCGCGCGCTACCGTCGTGCCCCCGCCCCCGGACCCTGGAGACACCTCTCATGGCACCGACCGACCG includes these proteins:
- the nhaA gene encoding Na+/H+ antiporter NhaA, yielding MPHDAPRPRTRLFGRQEGDDRDRSVVAAALRTETVGGAVLLVAAVAAVVWANLPGREAYTALRETVPYDGTLGLGPLSFHLDLTLSAWAADGLLAVFFFIVGLELKREFLAGSLRKPSQAAMPMLAAVGGMTVPALFYVAVTFSAGPDALRGWAIPAATDIAFALAVLAVIGSGLPSALRAFLLTLAVVDDLLAIIIIAVFYTDTLELGYLAGALVPVGLFALLVQRRITSEWLLVPLALLAWLFVHESGVHATIAGVLLGLTVPVLRPGREGVCLATSIEHAWRPVSAGFAIPVYAFFAAGVNFTEGGVGEVFADRVALGVMLGLVGGKVVGVFGTTWLLARFTKAELDADLAWGDVLGVALLAGIGFTVSLLIGELAFGAGSETGQHVTAAVLFGSLTSAVLASVVLLRRNKAYRLVAEREAARTATA